From the genome of Nocardia sp. NBC_01503, one region includes:
- a CDS encoding MMPL family transporter, producing MSVYLYRWGKFAFRRKWLVIGVWLLALIVIGGVGGSLAKPFQDSFNMPGLPSERATEILDKHFPGASADFDPDAVTGTYVIGAPAGEKLTDPKNAAALQAFVDKLNGLDIVDKSVPAVNPINVTKKIGEPAKIDCLSSGDRGSSDFSGICSSAPLNVLNKQTPDSVATVKAKYAIAKFSDITKDDQTKAYDIGDDARASGLTVELTGSIAQEQGGSQGTSEMIGIAVALVVMMVGFGAVVAAFVPILTALVGVGTAISIIMFGTHWLTVPTFTPILASMIGLALSIDYAMFIVSRYKHELAVSNSPEEAAGTAVGTAGSAVIFAGLTVIIALAGLAFVGVSFLTYMGIFGAVSAFMAVLVAVTLMPALMGAFGRFLFKPKLPLVAKHDPEDENSTTNGQRFARLIGKAPALTLAISVVLLGLLAAPALNMQLGLPGGDSMPKDSTLRKAYDLQTAGFGEGSNGTLMVAVDLSKTPSDQRTEALNALRSKLDSYQGEGGLDYLTFAQTSKDGEGALFMAVPKAGPNDKVTKDLVKHARDAESEFNDRYGMEYGITGTTAIYADVSAGLLSKIVPYLAIVAGAAFLLLILVFRSILVPLTAALGFLLSMAATFGATVLIFQEGKFNLVEAHPLVSFLPIMLIGLVFGLAMDYQVFLVTRMREEYVHGKSAKDAMISGYHHGARVVTSAAIIMISVFSAFMLEPNVVAKSMGFAMAAGVLLDAFVVRMVLIPSLLVLMGKWAWWIPKWLDRVLPDIDVEGAKLAALKESSAPVALDKEPAGV from the coding sequence GTGTCCGTTTACCTCTATCGGTGGGGAAAGTTCGCCTTCCGCCGAAAATGGCTCGTCATCGGAGTGTGGCTGCTAGCGCTGATCGTCATCGGCGGCGTCGGCGGCTCCCTCGCCAAACCCTTCCAGGACAGTTTCAATATGCCCGGCCTCCCCTCGGAGCGGGCAACCGAGATCCTCGACAAACACTTCCCCGGCGCCTCCGCCGACTTCGACCCCGACGCGGTCACCGGCACCTACGTGATCGGCGCACCCGCGGGCGAGAAGCTCACCGACCCGAAGAACGCCGCCGCGCTGCAGGCCTTCGTGGACAAGCTGAACGGACTCGACATCGTCGACAAGTCCGTGCCGGCGGTGAATCCCATCAACGTCACCAAGAAGATCGGCGAACCCGCCAAGATCGACTGCCTCAGCAGTGGCGATCGCGGTTCCTCGGACTTCTCGGGCATCTGCTCCAGCGCACCGCTCAATGTGCTCAACAAACAGACCCCCGACTCGGTCGCCACCGTCAAGGCGAAGTACGCCATCGCCAAGTTCTCGGACATCACCAAAGATGACCAGACCAAGGCGTACGACATCGGCGACGACGCACGCGCCAGCGGGCTCACCGTCGAACTGACCGGCTCCATCGCACAGGAGCAGGGCGGATCACAGGGCACCTCCGAGATGATCGGCATCGCCGTCGCACTAGTGGTCATGATGGTCGGCTTCGGCGCGGTCGTCGCGGCCTTCGTGCCCATCCTCACCGCGCTCGTCGGTGTCGGCACCGCCATCTCCATCATCATGTTCGGCACACACTGGCTGACCGTGCCGACCTTCACGCCGATTCTGGCGTCCATGATCGGCCTGGCGCTCTCCATCGACTACGCCATGTTCATCGTCTCCAGGTACAAACATGAACTGGCCGTATCGAATTCGCCGGAAGAGGCGGCGGGCACCGCTGTCGGCACCGCCGGATCCGCGGTCATCTTCGCCGGTCTGACGGTCATCATCGCGCTGGCGGGCCTGGCCTTCGTCGGCGTCAGCTTCCTGACCTACATGGGTATCTTCGGCGCGGTCTCCGCCTTCATGGCGGTACTGGTCGCGGTCACCCTGATGCCCGCGCTGATGGGTGCGTTCGGCCGCTTCCTGTTCAAGCCGAAGCTGCCGCTGGTCGCCAAGCACGATCCCGAGGACGAGAACTCGACCACCAACGGTCAGCGCTTCGCCCGGCTCATCGGCAAGGCGCCGGCGCTGACGCTCGCCATCTCGGTGGTGCTGCTCGGCCTGCTGGCCGCGCCCGCGCTCAATATGCAGCTCGGTCTGCCCGGCGGCGACTCCATGCCCAAGGATTCGACGCTGCGCAAGGCGTACGACCTGCAGACCGCCGGATTCGGTGAAGGCTCCAACGGCACCCTCATGGTCGCCGTCGACCTGAGCAAGACACCGTCGGATCAGCGCACCGAGGCGCTCAACGCACTGCGCTCGAAGCTGGACTCCTACCAGGGTGAAGGCGGGCTGGACTACCTGACCTTCGCGCAGACCAGCAAGGACGGCGAAGGCGCGCTCTTCATGGCGGTGCCCAAGGCCGGGCCGAACGACAAGGTCACCAAGGACCTGGTCAAACACGCCCGCGATGCCGAATCGGAGTTCAACGACCGGTACGGCATGGAGTACGGAATCACCGGCACCACAGCCATTTACGCGGATGTGTCGGCGGGTCTGCTGAGCAAGATCGTGCCCTATCTGGCGATCGTGGCGGGCGCGGCATTCCTGCTGCTGATCCTGGTGTTCCGCTCGATCCTGGTACCGCTCACCGCGGCGCTCGGCTTCCTGCTGTCCATGGCGGCCACCTTCGGCGCGACCGTGCTCATCTTCCAGGAGGGCAAGTTCAACCTGGTCGAGGCGCATCCGCTGGTGTCATTCCTGCCGATCATGTTGATCGGCTTGGTATTCGGCCTCGCCATGGACTATCAGGTGTTCCTGGTGACCCGTATGCGTGAGGAGTACGTGCACGGCAAGTCCGCCAAGGACGCCATGATCAGCGGCTACCACCACGGTGCGCGGGTGGTGACCTCCGCGGCCATCATCATGATCTCGGTCTTCAGCGCCTTCATGCTGGAGCCGAATGTGGTGGCCAAGTCCATGGGCTTCGCCATGGCGGCGGGCGTCCTGCTCGATGCCTTCGTGGTCCGCATGGTGCTCATCCCGTCCCTGCTGGTCCTGATGGGCAAGTGGGCGTGGTGGATTCCGAAGTGGCTCGATCGCGTCCTGCCCGATATCGACGTGGAGGGCGCCAAGCTCGCGGCGCTCAAGGAGTCCTCGGCTCCGGTCGCACTCGACAAGGAACCGGCGGGCGTCTAG
- a CDS encoding TetR family transcriptional regulator yields MTVDDRTLPLRERKRLRTRRALADVALRLFTEQGFDATRVEQLVEEAEVSRSTFFRTFPTKEAAATEAETELWSNYIAALEDREIAGPILGELRDTLTTATEALPPDWDQRYIATRRLVLTAPTLMGHVDYYRSGVEKQVIDCLTTKLGLTPDDLRPHILAELTTTAWSIAGRAWVGTDGDGGRAALIDRLHNAFAAIPTALELTAGKAG; encoded by the coding sequence ATGACCGTCGACGACCGCACACTGCCGCTGCGCGAACGCAAACGGCTGCGCACCCGCCGCGCCCTGGCCGATGTCGCATTGCGGCTCTTCACCGAACAGGGCTTCGACGCCACCCGGGTGGAGCAGTTGGTCGAAGAGGCCGAGGTCTCGCGCAGCACCTTCTTCCGCACCTTCCCCACCAAAGAGGCCGCCGCCACCGAAGCGGAGACCGAACTGTGGTCGAATTACATTGCGGCACTGGAGGATCGAGAGATCGCCGGGCCGATCCTCGGCGAACTGCGGGACACACTCACCACCGCGACCGAAGCGTTGCCACCGGATTGGGATCAGCGCTATATCGCCACCCGCCGCCTGGTCCTGACCGCACCCACCCTGATGGGCCATGTCGACTATTACCGCTCGGGCGTTGAGAAGCAGGTAATCGACTGTCTCACAACCAAACTCGGCCTCACACCGGATGATCTGCGCCCGCATATCCTGGCCGAGCTGACCACCACGGCCTGGAGTATCGCCGGGCGCGCCTGGGTCGGCACCGATGGCGACGGCGGCCGCGCCGCGCTCATCGACCGCCTGCACAATGCCTTCGCGGCCATTCCGACCGCCCTGGAACTCACCGCCGGCAAGGCCGGGTAG
- a CDS encoding glyoxalase, which yields MNITAAQTAIPAVTLEAPDAAATEAFYAAAFGLGDKIRVRASQAPTSGFRGFVLSLVVSQPSTVDSLIGTALDAGATVIKPAKKSFWGYGGVIQAPDGVLWKIATSNKKDSGPLTREVDDIVILLGVENVKATKQFYIDQGLPVAKSFGSKYVEFEAPAGSIKLALYSRKFAAKDAGVDPEGTGAHRFAINTNAAPCTDLDGFDWETTGA from the coding sequence ATGAACATCACCGCAGCTCAGACCGCCATCCCCGCCGTCACCCTGGAGGCCCCCGACGCCGCCGCGACCGAGGCGTTCTACGCCGCGGCGTTCGGCCTCGGTGACAAGATCCGGGTGCGCGCCTCGCAGGCCCCGACCTCCGGCTTCCGCGGCTTCGTCCTCTCGCTGGTGGTTTCCCAGCCGAGCACGGTCGACAGCCTCATCGGCACCGCCCTCGATGCGGGCGCGACCGTGATCAAGCCCGCCAAGAAGAGCTTCTGGGGCTACGGCGGTGTCATCCAGGCGCCGGACGGCGTGCTCTGGAAGATCGCCACCTCCAACAAGAAGGACAGCGGCCCGCTCACCCGCGAGGTCGACGACATCGTCATCCTGCTCGGCGTCGAGAATGTGAAGGCCACCAAGCAGTTCTACATCGATCAGGGTCTGCCCGTCGCCAAGAGCTTCGGCAGCAAGTACGTCGAGTTCGAGGCCCCGGCCGGTTCGATCAAGCTGGCTCTCTACAGCCGCAAGTTCGCCGCCAAGGACGCGGGCGTCGACCCCGAGGGCACCGGCGCACATCGCTTCGCCATCAACACCAACGCCGCCCCCTGCACCGACCTGGACGGCTTCGATTGGGAGACCACCGGAGCCTGA
- a CDS encoding type II toxin-antitoxin system death-on-curing family toxin: protein MIYLTPEDIVNLNARHLGGTAAVRDAGLVASSAGRPSSGMFGTDAYPTLQLKAAALLHSLICNHGFVDGNRRTAWSAMEIMLWINGRYFSALSEDEAFDLVHLVATDSEMDVEKIAEALRIES from the coding sequence ATGATCTACCTGACCCCGGAGGACATTGTGAACCTCAATGCCCGCCACCTGGGTGGCACTGCGGCCGTACGCGACGCGGGGCTGGTGGCTTCCTCCGCGGGTCGTCCCTCCTCTGGGATGTTCGGAACCGATGCTTACCCCACACTGCAGCTGAAAGCCGCTGCGCTGCTTCACTCTTTGATCTGCAATCACGGGTTCGTGGACGGCAACAGACGCACCGCGTGGTCCGCTATGGAAATCATGCTGTGGATCAACGGCCGCTACTTTTCCGCGCTGTCCGAGGATGAGGCGTTCGACCTGGTGCACCTGGTGGCGACCGATTCGGAGATGGACGTCGAGAAGATCGCCGAAGCCCTGCGGATCGAGAGCTAG
- a CDS encoding nucleoside deaminase, with protein MPSDEEMIRAAIEAAAAADPRDVPVGAVVFDSAGRELARAANAREALGDPTAHAEVLALRAAAKVNGDGWRLEDATLAVTLEPCTMCAGALVLSRVGKVIFGAWEPKTGAVGSLWDVVRDRRLNHRPQVRGGILESECVALLDDFFKTQRH; from the coding sequence ATGCCCTCCGACGAGGAAATGATCCGCGCGGCCATCGAAGCGGCGGCCGCCGCGGATCCTCGTGACGTACCCGTCGGCGCTGTCGTCTTCGACAGCGCGGGCCGGGAACTGGCGCGCGCGGCGAATGCCCGCGAGGCCCTCGGCGACCCGACCGCGCACGCGGAGGTCTTGGCGCTGCGCGCCGCCGCCAAGGTGAACGGCGACGGCTGGCGTCTCGAGGACGCGACCCTCGCGGTAACCCTCGAGCCCTGCACCATGTGCGCGGGCGCCCTGGTCCTGTCCCGCGTGGGCAAAGTGATCTTCGGCGCCTGGGAACCGAAAACCGGTGCCGTCGGCTCACTCTGGGACGTGGTCCGTGACCGACGTCTCAACCACCGTCCCCAAGTCCGAGGCGGCATCCTCGAATCCGAATGCGTCGCCCTCCTCGACGATTTCTTCAAAACCCAGCGCCACTGA
- a CDS encoding tRNA adenosine deaminase-associated protein: MAAQRSSTNRAASDEYDDVEGFAVAVVREEADWKVTPLSAAALSSLSAAEAELRELRASGAVFGLLDIDDEFFIILRPGPTGSRILLSDATAAIDYDIAADVLEELNIEIPDIDPDELDDIEPWEEGDLGVLSDLGLPEPVLSVILAETDLYPDEQLGMVAQRLGFANEFSAVLDKLPR, from the coding sequence ATGGCAGCACAGCGCTCGAGCACGAACAGGGCGGCGTCGGATGAGTACGACGACGTGGAAGGGTTCGCAGTGGCGGTTGTCCGCGAAGAAGCCGATTGGAAAGTTACGCCGCTGAGTGCGGCTGCGCTCTCCAGTCTGTCCGCGGCCGAGGCCGAATTGCGTGAGCTGCGAGCTTCCGGCGCGGTATTCGGCCTGCTCGATATCGACGATGAGTTCTTCATCATCCTCCGTCCCGGCCCGACCGGGAGCAGAATCCTGCTCTCGGACGCGACCGCGGCCATCGACTACGACATCGCCGCCGATGTGCTGGAGGAGTTGAATATCGAGATCCCGGATATCGATCCGGACGAACTCGACGATATCGAGCCCTGGGAGGAGGGTGACCTCGGTGTGCTCTCCGATCTCGGCCTGCCCGAACCGGTGCTGAGCGTCATCCTCGCCGAAACCGACCTCTACCCGGACGAACAGCTCGGTATGGTCGCCCAGCGCCTCGGCTTCGCCAATGAATTCTCGGCGGTCCTGGACAAGCTCCCGCGCTGA
- a CDS encoding prephenate dehydrogenase gives MTGHPKAAVCVLGTGLIGGSVLRAAAAAGYDVWGFNRSEAGAKAAREDDFDVISDIEAVLRRAAREDALIVVGVPMPALDTILSDVKSFAPDCALTDVVSVKAPVAAAMRRHELAGRYVGGHPMAGTSESGWAASSPDLFQRAAWAVSVDPGVHEVAFDRVARLALDCGSVVVPVLSEEHDRAVARISHLPHMLAEALAIQGTNGGPLALGLAAGSFRDGTRVAATAPDLVRAICDPNATALLEVLEDALRVLEGARDSLRDSGTIGLLADAGHDGRVDFEDNERWAITDVRPGDQDWAARLADAGRRGGVIESL, from the coding sequence ATGACGGGCCATCCGAAAGCAGCAGTCTGTGTCCTCGGTACCGGATTGATCGGCGGATCGGTGCTGCGCGCGGCCGCCGCGGCCGGATACGACGTGTGGGGTTTCAACCGATCCGAGGCCGGGGCCAAGGCCGCCCGCGAAGACGATTTCGATGTGATCAGCGATATCGAGGCCGTGTTGCGGCGGGCCGCTCGCGAGGACGCCCTGATCGTTGTCGGTGTGCCCATGCCCGCGCTCGACACGATTCTCTCGGATGTGAAGTCGTTCGCGCCCGACTGCGCGCTCACCGATGTGGTCAGTGTGAAGGCCCCGGTCGCCGCGGCCATGCGCAGGCATGAGCTGGCCGGGCGGTATGTGGGCGGGCATCCGATGGCCGGGACCAGTGAATCCGGTTGGGCCGCATCCTCGCCCGATCTGTTCCAGCGCGCCGCCTGGGCGGTGAGCGTGGATCCGGGGGTGCACGAGGTGGCCTTCGACCGGGTGGCGCGGCTGGCACTGGACTGCGGATCCGTGGTGGTGCCGGTACTCAGCGAGGAGCACGATCGGGCGGTGGCGCGGATTTCGCATCTGCCGCATATGCTCGCCGAGGCGCTCGCGATCCAGGGGACCAATGGCGGGCCGCTGGCTTTGGGGCTGGCCGCCGGGTCCTTCCGGGATGGCACGCGGGTCGCGGCGACCGCACCGGATCTGGTGCGGGCCATCTGCGATCCCAATGCGACGGCACTGCTCGAGGTGCTCGAGGATGCGCTGCGCGTGCTGGAAGGGGCGCGGGACAGTCTGCGGGACAGCGGGACCATCGGACTGCTCGCCGATGCTGGGCATGACGGGCGGGTGGACTTCGAGGACAACGAGCGGTGGGCGATCACCGATGTGCGGCCGGGAGACCAGGATTGGGCTGCGCGGCTGGCCGACGCGGGAAGGCGTGGCGGGGTTATCGAGTCGCTCTGA
- a CDS encoding putative glycolipid-binding domain-containing protein: protein MTESGSEDSKPAVAKWPSILTWRAHNASRMESVRVVLSGNRIRAAGRIIAGECEDHPAFSASYDLVTDENGVTRRLSLRSTLASGERHASIARDEENYWLIDAGGTHVRSTFGGALDVDVVLSPFFNTLPIRRYGLAHASEDVQVPVVYVRLPDLLVQEASLTYSSGADGIHVLSPVSSATVTVDEDGFLLDYPGLAERI from the coding sequence GTGACGGAGAGCGGGAGCGAGGACTCGAAACCGGCGGTGGCGAAATGGCCGTCGATATTGACCTGGCGTGCGCACAACGCGTCGCGAATGGAATCGGTGCGGGTTGTGCTCAGCGGCAACCGGATTCGCGCCGCCGGCCGGATCATCGCGGGGGAGTGCGAGGACCATCCGGCCTTCAGCGCCTCCTATGACCTGGTCACCGATGAGAACGGGGTCACCCGGCGCCTCTCCCTGCGCAGCACCCTCGCCAGCGGCGAACGGCATGCCTCCATCGCCCGCGATGAGGAGAACTACTGGCTCATCGATGCCGGTGGCACCCATGTGCGCTCCACCTTCGGCGGTGCGCTCGATGTCGACGTGGTGCTGAGCCCGTTCTTCAACACCCTGCCGATCCGCCGCTACGGTCTGGCGCATGCGAGCGAGGACGTCCAGGTACCGGTCGTCTACGTCCGCCTCCCCGACCTGCTCGTCCAGGAAGCCAGCCTCACCTACAGCAGCGGAGCCGACGGTATCCACGTTCTGTCACCCGTCTCCAGCGCGACGGTCACAGTCGACGAAGACGGTTTCCTTCTGGACTACCCCGGCCTCGCCGAACGCATCTGA
- a CDS encoding DNA cytosine methyltransferase codes for MVGLFAGIGGLELGLATHGWESELLCEIDIGAQAVLAARFPGVELHSDVTRLRSLPAGVDLVAAGFPCQDLSQAGRTAGITGARSGLVDEVFRLVKRKRGPRWLLIENVPFMLQLGGGAAMRHITSALDELGYTWAYRVVDARAFGLPQRRQRVLMLASRTEDPRPVLFGTDAGAHTVGDPAHDPCGFYWTEGTRGLGWAVNAVPTLKGGSGLGIASPPAVRLPSGELVTPGITDCERLQGFERDWTAPALDIAGVRRGHRWKLVGNAVSVRMASWIAGRLADPADDEFPEGEAHARRAWPQAAWGRDGEVYRVPVSTWPVHAPYEDLRWFLDEVNLLSARATAGFLRRTAMGTLRFPPGFIEDVENHLDRMGGFPREAA; via the coding sequence ATGGTCGGGCTGTTCGCCGGGATCGGCGGGCTGGAGCTCGGTCTTGCGACGCACGGCTGGGAGAGTGAACTGCTCTGTGAGATCGATATCGGTGCGCAGGCCGTGCTGGCGGCGCGATTTCCCGGGGTGGAGCTGCATTCGGATGTGACCAGGCTCAGATCGCTGCCCGCCGGGGTCGATCTGGTGGCGGCCGGATTCCCCTGCCAGGACCTGTCGCAGGCCGGGCGGACGGCGGGAATCACCGGTGCGCGTTCGGGATTGGTGGACGAGGTGTTCCGCCTGGTGAAGCGCAAACGCGGGCCGCGCTGGCTGCTCATCGAGAATGTGCCGTTCATGCTGCAGCTCGGCGGTGGGGCGGCCATGCGGCATATTACGAGCGCGCTGGACGAGCTCGGCTACACCTGGGCCTACCGGGTGGTGGACGCCCGCGCGTTCGGACTGCCGCAGCGCAGACAGCGGGTGCTGATGCTGGCCTCGCGCACCGAGGATCCGCGGCCGGTGCTCTTCGGCACGGACGCGGGGGCGCATACGGTCGGCGATCCGGCGCACGATCCGTGCGGGTTCTACTGGACCGAGGGCACCCGCGGGCTGGGCTGGGCGGTGAACGCGGTACCGACCTTGAAGGGCGGTTCCGGATTGGGGATCGCGAGTCCGCCGGCGGTGCGGCTGCCCTCGGGTGAGCTGGTCACGCCGGGCATCACCGACTGTGAACGGCTTCAAGGGTTCGAACGGGATTGGACCGCACCGGCTCTCGATATCGCCGGGGTGCGGCGCGGACATCGCTGGAAGCTGGTCGGCAATGCGGTGAGCGTGCGCATGGCCTCCTGGATCGCGGGTCGTCTCGCCGATCCCGCCGATGACGAATTCCCCGAGGGTGAGGCGCACGCCCGCCGCGCCTGGCCGCAGGCCGCGTGGGGCCGCGATGGCGAGGTGTACCGGGTTCCGGTCTCCACCTGGCCCGTACACGCGCCGTACGAGGATCTGCGCTGGTTCCTGGACGAGGTGAATCTGCTCTCCGCGCGCGCGACGGCCGGATTCCTGCGCCGCACCGCCATGGGCACCCTGAGATTTCCCCCTGGATTCATCGAGGATGTGGAGAACCACCTCGACCGAATGGGAGGATTTCCGCGCGAGGCCGCCTGA
- a CDS encoding very short patch repair endonuclease: MPRPTTDAATSARMAKQRRADTAPEMALRRELHRRGARFFVDRAPLPKLRRRADIVFPRRKVAVFVDGCFWHSCPVHATSPKNNAEFWTVKLARNVARDRDTDARLAAAGWTVVRVWEHEAAESAADLVLSALTSGV, from the coding sequence GTGCCGCGCCCGACCACCGATGCGGCCACCAGTGCGCGCATGGCCAAGCAGCGGCGAGCCGATACCGCACCGGAAATGGCGCTGCGGCGGGAATTGCACAGGCGGGGTGCGCGGTTCTTCGTGGACAGGGCACCGCTGCCGAAGCTGCGGCGGCGGGCCGACATCGTGTTCCCGCGGCGGAAGGTGGCGGTCTTCGTGGACGGGTGTTTCTGGCACTCCTGCCCGGTGCACGCGACTTCGCCGAAGAACAACGCCGAATTCTGGACCGTGAAGCTGGCCAGGAATGTGGCGCGGGATCGCGATACCGATGCACGGCTCGCGGCGGCGGGCTGGACGGTGGTGCGGGTGTGGGAACACGAAGCCGCGGAATCGGCGGCCGACCTGGTGTTGTCGGCGTTGACCAGCGGGGTGTGA
- a CDS encoding DUF998 domain-containing protein, giving the protein MMPTEQKQAEAAPIAPATPRWKRILRWCIAILIAVAGIGYSSWVLEFLLPIPSDPTNTFLSQLAEKGAPFRWVFTTGDTVSGAMLAVAGIGGLLLYSRRRYSTIGWIALTCFGLSTIADAQWPIDPAVTHTYSETGLFPQLHQIHALTSSLAVFSIYIAMIAFSVAAFKYRRWPILRHTGLWILIVGSAVTAWMLIADNLPGNYGLGIAQRIQVGAMSLWLIALAVQIVVAERDSDRNAG; this is encoded by the coding sequence ATGATGCCCACCGAGCAGAAGCAGGCCGAGGCAGCACCGATCGCCCCGGCGACGCCACGCTGGAAACGGATACTGCGCTGGTGCATCGCGATACTCATCGCGGTCGCCGGAATCGGCTACTCCTCCTGGGTGCTCGAGTTCCTGCTACCCATCCCCAGCGATCCGACCAATACCTTCCTGAGCCAACTGGCCGAGAAGGGTGCGCCGTTCCGCTGGGTCTTCACCACCGGTGACACCGTCTCGGGCGCCATGCTCGCCGTCGCCGGTATCGGCGGACTGCTGCTGTACTCGCGCCGCCGCTACTCCACCATCGGCTGGATCGCGCTGACCTGCTTCGGCCTGTCCACCATCGCCGATGCCCAGTGGCCCATCGATCCGGCTGTGACGCATACGTACTCGGAGACCGGACTCTTCCCGCAGCTGCATCAGATTCACGCGCTGACGAGCTCGCTGGCGGTGTTCTCCATCTATATCGCGATGATCGCGTTCAGCGTGGCGGCGTTCAAGTACCGGCGCTGGCCGATTCTGCGCCATACCGGCCTGTGGATTCTGATCGTCGGTTCGGCGGTGACGGCGTGGATGCTGATCGCCGACAATCTGCCCGGCAATTACGGTCTGGGTATCGCACAGCGCATCCAGGTGGGCGCGATGTCACTGTGGCTGATCGCGCTCGCGGTGCAAATCGTTGTCGCTGAACGGGATTCCGACCGCAACGCTGGGTAG
- a CDS encoding maleylpyruvate isomerase family mycothiol-dependent enzyme, with amino-acid sequence MTSDAPELTEIATQLDTVAAATTRLLDTVSALTDADLVEPSLLPGWTRGHVLAHTARNADSLVNLLLWARTGIETPQYASAFLRDADIEAGAPRPLREQFEDLTAASERWLALARVMPAESWQAIVRNRQGGELPASRVLWMRLLEVEIHHVDLNVGYTYRDWPAAFVARLLPQAVADLSAKEGIGFTVTATDIGYTGAVGDPETEITGPAAALAAWLIGRSPGDGLTGELPDLAAWK; translated from the coding sequence GTGACCAGCGACGCACCGGAACTCACCGAGATAGCCACCCAGCTCGATACTGTCGCCGCCGCGACCACCCGTCTGCTCGACACCGTGTCCGCCCTCACCGACGCCGATCTGGTGGAGCCCTCACTGCTACCCGGCTGGACCCGCGGGCATGTGCTGGCGCATACCGCGCGCAATGCCGACAGTCTGGTGAATCTGCTGCTGTGGGCGCGCACCGGCATCGAAACCCCACAGTACGCAAGCGCTTTCCTGCGCGATGCCGATATCGAGGCGGGTGCGCCGCGGCCGCTGCGCGAACAATTCGAGGACCTCACGGCCGCCTCCGAGCGCTGGCTGGCTTTGGCGCGGGTGATGCCCGCCGAAAGCTGGCAGGCCATTGTGCGTAACCGTCAGGGCGGTGAATTGCCCGCCAGCCGGGTGCTGTGGATGCGGCTGCTGGAGGTCGAGATTCACCACGTGGACCTGAATGTCGGTTATACGTACCGGGATTGGCCCGCGGCGTTCGTGGCGCGCCTGCTGCCGCAGGCCGTGGCCGACCTCTCCGCCAAGGAGGGGATCGGGTTCACGGTGACTGCCACCGACATCGGATACACCGGCGCGGTCGGCGATCCTGAGACGGAGATCACCGGACCGGCGGCGGCATTGGCCGCGTGGTTGATCGGCCGCTCCCCCGGTGACGGCCTCACGGGTGAGCTGCCGGATCTGGCCGCTTGGAAGTAG
- a CDS encoding tyrosine-type recombinase/integrase codes for MSERSEALVRRAGVRPIRLHDLRHSCATLLFAQHVEAATVQRILRHSSISVTTGTYLKVIDPVQREAVASMDKLFRGPGLSSNDVVS; via the coding sequence GTGAGCGAGCGCAGCGAGGCTCTGGTGCGCCGGGCTGGAGTACGTCCGATTCGACTGCATGATCTTCGACACAGTTGTGCCACACTGCTGTTCGCTCAGCATGTGGAAGCCGCGACGGTGCAACGGATTCTGCGGCATTCCTCGATCTCGGTGACCACGGGGACCTACCTGAAGGTGATCGACCCGGTGCAGCGCGAGGCGGTGGCCAGCATGGACAAGCTGTTCCGTGGACCTGGGTTGTCGTCGAACGATGTCGTCAGCTAG
- a CDS encoding dienelactone hydrolase family protein, which produces MAGIFRDLAPVHETTRVPLTVIEPDGHARGGIVVLHESREFTDPLLDLMRSLADDGWTVVAPDLFHRANGVVPDQVFGADLVEDFDACFDWLTGHGVFQDCIGVLGFDSAGTAAALVATNRRIGAAVSVAAPGIDTPLTPEAIALAIAAPELLSPWLGLFGADDPRTPPEQVDRLRDAAARADVATLVVSYPGLRHRPDHPGFDPGASDDAATLDAQTRIFEWFDSHLR; this is translated from the coding sequence ATGGCGGGCATTTTCCGAGATCTAGCGCCTGTGCATGAGACGACGAGGGTTCCTCTCACTGTGATCGAACCGGACGGTCATGCACGTGGCGGCATCGTGGTGTTGCACGAATCGCGCGAATTCACCGATCCATTGCTGGATCTCATGCGATCACTGGCCGATGACGGCTGGACGGTGGTCGCACCCGATCTCTTCCATCGGGCCAATGGTGTGGTCCCGGACCAGGTTTTCGGCGCGGACCTGGTGGAAGACTTCGACGCCTGCTTCGACTGGCTCACCGGTCACGGCGTCTTCCAGGACTGCATCGGCGTACTCGGCTTCGACTCGGCGGGCACCGCCGCGGCCCTGGTGGCCACCAACCGGCGTATCGGTGCGGCGGTCAGCGTCGCCGCCCCCGGTATCGACACCCCGCTCACCCCGGAGGCGATCGCGCTCGCCATCGCCGCCCCCGAACTGCTCTCGCCCTGGCTGGGTCTGTTCGGCGCCGACGATCCGCGCACCCCACCCGAGCAGGTCGACCGCCTGCGCGACGCCGCCGCCCGTGCCGATGTCGCCACCCTGGTGGTCAGCTATCCGGGCCTGCGCCACCGCCCCGATCACCCCGGCTTCGATCCGGGCGCATCCGATGATGCCGCCACCCTCGACGCCCAGACCCGCATCTTCGAATGGTTCGACAGTCACCTGCGCTGA